The Pseudomonas bijieensis DNA window CTATCGGAAACCGAGCGTGAACTGCGTCAGGGCGCAGCCTCCCACGGGTGGACGCTGGACGACAACATCCATATTTTCGAGTTGACCCCGCCCGAAAGCCTGCTCAATGCCGAACACCAGCAGAGTCTGCTGTACTCCTCGGACCTGGAGCTGGGCGAAGCGACCCGGCAGATCTTCGAAGTGGTCGAACGGGTCAAGCCGACCCGGGTCGTGCTCGACAGCCTGTCGGAGATCCGCCTGCTGGCGCAAAGCTCCCTGCGTTACCGTCGCCAGATCCTGGCGATCAAGCACTACTTCGTGCGCTACGACGCCACGGTCCTGCTGCTCGACGACCTGACCACCGAGTCCCTCGACAAAACCGTGCACAGCGTCGCCCACGGCGTGATTCGCCTGGAAGAACTGACCCCCAACTATGGCGCCGAGCGGCGGCGGATCCGGGTGGTCAAGTATCGCGGGCAGAAGTACCGCGGCGGCTACCATGACTTCACCATCATGGGCGATGGCGTGCACGTCTTCCCGCGCCTGGTGGCTGCCGAACACCGCGGCCGGTACCTGCGCCAGCAACTCTCCAGCAGCATCGGCGAAATGGATGCGCTGCTCGGTGGCGGTATCGAGACCGGCTCCAGCACCTTGATCCTGGGCCCGGCAGGGACCGGCAAATCGCTGATTGCGCTGATTTTTGCCGCAGCCGCCGTGCATCGCGGCGAGAAAGCGGCACTGTTCATCTTCGATGAAGAACTGGGCTTGCTGTTCGAGCGCATGAATAACATCGGCATCGATCTGCGGGCCTTGCAGGAGACCGGCAACCTGCTGATCGAACAAGTGGACGCCGCTGAGCTGTCCCCGGGCGAGTTCTCCCACCGCGTGCGCCGTTGCGTCGATGAGGGCGACATCAAAACCGTGGTCATCGACAGCATCAACGGCTACCAGGCGGCCATGCCGGAAGAGAACGCCCTGGTGCTGCACATGCATGAATTGTTGCTCTATCTCAACCGCAAGGGTGCGGCGACCTTCATGACGGTTGCCCAGCACGGGCTGGTAGGCGACATGCAAGCGCCCGTGGACATTACCTATCTGGCCGACACGGTGATTCTGTTGCGATATTTCGAAGCACTGGGCAAGGTTCGCCGCGCGATTTCCATCATCAAGAAACGCACCGGCAGCCACGAGTCCACCATCCGCGAATACCGCATCAGCGGCCAGGGCATGACCATCGGTGAACCGCTGGAAGCATTCCAGGGCGTATTGCGTGGCGTGCCGACCTACATGGGAGCGGATCACCCGCTGCTCAAGGATGATCTCCAGTGACCTTGAGCGAGCCCCTGTCGGAGCGGGCATTGATCCTCGCGCCACTGGGACGAGACAGCCAGATCGCCTTGATGATCCTCAACGAGGCCGGTTTTGCAGGCCTCATCTGCCGTCATCTGGGGCATTTGTGCCAGGAACTGGAAGACGGTGCCGGCCTGCTGGTGATTTCCTCGGAAGCCCTGGTCGGGCCCGACCTGGAAACGCTGTCCCTGCATATCGAGCAACAGCCGGCCTGGTCCGACCTGCCCATTGTCTTGCTGACCCATCATGGCGGCCCGGAACAGAACCCGGCGGCACGTATCGGTGCGCAATTGGGCAACGTCACCTTCCTCGAGCGCCCTTTCCACCCGGTGACCCTGATCAGCCTGGTGACCACCGCCCTGCGCGGCCGCCGAAGGCAGTACGAAGCCCGCGACCGCTTGATCGACCTGAGTAACAGTGAGCTGCGGCTGCAAAACACTCTCGAAACCCTCGAACAGCAGGTGGAAGAGCGCACCGCCCAACTGCGCCACAACGAAGAAGCCCTGCGTCAGTCGCAGAAAATGGAGGCCGTCGGCCAATTGACCGGCGGTATCGCCCACGACTTCAACAACATGCTCACCGGGATCATCGGCAGCCTCGAACTGCTGCGTCGACGCCTGGCCCGGGGCCGCACCGAGGACCTGGACAGCCTGATCGACCTGGGCGTGACCTCGGCCAACCGCGCTGCCGGCCTGACCCATCGCCTGCTGGCGTTTTCCCGACGACAATCGCTGGACTCCAAAGCCGTCCAGATGAACACGCTGGTGCTGTCCATGGGCGAGCTGCTGCAACGCAGCCTCAACGAAAGCATCCACCTGGACATGCAGTTGGACGAACAACTCTGGATCGCCGAAGCCGACCCCAACCAACTGGAAAGTGCCCTGCTCAACCTGGTCCTCAACGCCCGGGATGCCATGCCCAACGGCGGGAACCTGGTGGTGCGGACCTCTAACCGACACCTGGACGCCGACTTCACTAACGCCTACACCAACCTGGAACCCGGCGATTATGTGGTGCTGAGCGTACAGGACAGCGGCTGCGGCATGCCCGAAGCCGTCATCAGCCGCGCTTTCGACCCGTTCTTCACCACCAAGCCAATCGGCCAGGGCACCGGGCTGGGCCTGTCGATGATCTATGGCTTCAGCAAGCAGTCGCGTGGCCATGTGACCATCGACAGCGAAGTCGACAAAGGCACCACCGTAAATCTTTATCTGCCGCGTTTTCGCGGCGAAGAAATACATGAACCCCAAGTCACTACCCAACACGTGCCGTATGCACAAGACGGTGAGACCGTGCTGATCGTCGAGGATGATCCAGCGGTGCGGGTGCTGGTCAGCGCGGTATTGAGCGAGCTGGGTTATGCCTTTGTGGAAGCGGCCGACGCCAACGGCGCGGTACCGATCCTCCAGTCAGGCCAACGCATCGACCTGCTGATCAGCGACGTGGGCCTGCCCGGCATGAATGGTCGGCAACTGGCGGAAATCGGCCGGCAGATCCGCCCGGACCTGCGGGTGCTGTTCATCACCGGCTATGCCGAACATGCAGCGGTACGCGGCGGTTTCCTTGACCCGGGAATGCAGATGATCACCAAGCCGTTCACGTTTGATTTGTTGACGGCCAAGGTGCGGGAGATGATCCAGGTTTGAGGCGATGGGAGGACATCGCCTGGGGGCATTTTGAGCACTGTGGCGAGGGGAGCTTGCTCCCGCTGGGGTGCGAAGCGCCCCCAATCAAGCTGATCAAGACAATCTGACACACCCCCTTCGCCTGGCATTGGGGCTGCTGCGCAGCCCAGCGGGAGCAAGCTCCCTCGCCACAGGGGTTGCTGCCAGGATCTCCCCCCTCTTCCTACCTACGACAACATCGACTGCATGATGCGCTGCAGCTCATCCAGGTCAAACGGCTTGTCCAGAATCGGCGCCTTGCGGGTGATGGGGCTATCGGTGTCGCGCACTTCCTGCGCGTAGCCACTGATGAAGATGACTTTCAGGTCGGGGCGCAACCGGACCGCCGGCTCAGCGATCTGCACACCGGTGATACCGCCCGGCAGGCGGAAGTCGGTAATCATCATGTCCAGGTGAGGCTTGCTCGCCAGGATCTCGAACGCCTGCTCGCCGTTTTCTGCCTGCAGCACCCGATACCCTTCGCCCGATAAATAGGCCGACAACACCATCAGGATCGACGGGTCATCCTCGACGATCAATACAACATCTTGCGCATCTTCACTCATGAGAAGCCTTTGTTCGATCAATAGCTGCTGATACGACCTTGGGGTCTCTCAGAGGTTGCGTCTGTTGGGCGGTTTTGTCCAAGACAGTTTTCTGCAAGGGCAGGCAAACACGAAACAACGCGCCTTCATTGAGCCGACTGTTGACCGTGATTGTCCCGCCATGGGCCGTGACGATCTGCTCGGAAATGAACAACCCCAGCCCAAGGCCTGCGGCGGCCGCCTTGGACGATACGCGCTCGAATTGCTGGAAGATACGCTTCTGGTTTTCCTCGCTGATACCGATGCCATGGTCCTGGACTTCGATGCAGGCATGCTCCGGCGTCTTGTAGACACGCACTTCGATCGGGCTCTTGCCGCCGTAGCGCAAGGCATTGGTCAACAGGTTCGAGACCACCTGCTCGATGCGAAACTCATCCCAGAGCCCCTCCACCGATGGTTCGGCCATGCAGGTCAACGAGCACTCGGCGATGGCGATCTGCGGCTGAAAATTGCGCAGCAGATTTTCCACCAGCGCCGTCAAGTTGAAGCGAGTCGGACGGATCGACAGCTTGCCGGTGCGAATCCGCGACACGTCCAGCATGTCCTCGATCAGCCGGATCAGGCTCTTGATCTGCCGCTCGTCGCGTTCGACCATCGCCCGCACCTTGTCCAGGCTAAACGCCGCGGCGTTGTCCCGGGCCAAGTGCATCTTGCGCAACTGTGTCTCGAGAATGAGCCCATTGAGAGGCGTGCGCACCTCGTGGGCGACGATGGACATGAAGTCGTCACGCATGCGCACCGCCTGCTCCAGTTCACCGCGAGTAGCCTCCAGTTGCTGCAACAGGACCTCCTGCTCGCGGCGA harbors:
- a CDS encoding ATP-binding protein, whose translation is MTLSEPLSERALILAPLGRDSQIALMILNEAGFAGLICRHLGHLCQELEDGAGLLVISSEALVGPDLETLSLHIEQQPAWSDLPIVLLTHHGGPEQNPAARIGAQLGNVTFLERPFHPVTLISLVTTALRGRRRQYEARDRLIDLSNSELRLQNTLETLEQQVEERTAQLRHNEEALRQSQKMEAVGQLTGGIAHDFNNMLTGIIGSLELLRRRLARGRTEDLDSLIDLGVTSANRAAGLTHRLLAFSRRQSLDSKAVQMNTLVLSMGELLQRSLNESIHLDMQLDEQLWIAEADPNQLESALLNLVLNARDAMPNGGNLVVRTSNRHLDADFTNAYTNLEPGDYVVLSVQDSGCGMPEAVISRAFDPFFTTKPIGQGTGLGLSMIYGFSKQSRGHVTIDSEVDKGTTVNLYLPRFRGEEIHEPQVTTQHVPYAQDGETVLIVEDDPAVRVLVSAVLSELGYAFVEAADANGAVPILQSGQRIDLLISDVGLPGMNGRQLAEIGRQIRPDLRVLFITGYAEHAAVRGGFLDPGMQMITKPFTFDLLTAKVREMIQV
- a CDS encoding hybrid sensor histidine kinase/response regulator; its protein translation is MPRDIQAKLLIVDDLPENLLALEALIRGGDREVFKALSADEALSLLLQHDFALAIIDVQMPEMNGFELAELMRGTEKTRSIPIIFVSAAGRERNYAFTGYENGAVDFLHKPLDTQAVKSKVNVFVELYRQRKAMKEQVVALEQSRREQEVLLQQLEATRGELEQAVRMRDDFMSIVAHEVRTPLNGLILETQLRKMHLARDNAAAFSLDKVRAMVERDERQIKSLIRLIEDMLDVSRIRTGKLSIRPTRFNLTALVENLLRNFQPQIAIAECSLTCMAEPSVEGLWDEFRIEQVVSNLLTNALRYGGKSPIEVRVYKTPEHACIEVQDHGIGISEENQKRIFQQFERVSSKAAAAGLGLGLFISEQIVTAHGGTITVNSRLNEGALFRVCLPLQKTVLDKTAQQTQPLRDPKVVSAAIDRTKASHE
- a CDS encoding response regulator; the encoded protein is MSEDAQDVVLIVEDDPSILMVLSAYLSGEGYRVLQAENGEQAFEILASKPHLDMMITDFRLPGGITGVQIAEPAVRLRPDLKVIFISGYAQEVRDTDSPITRKAPILDKPFDLDELQRIMQSMLS
- a CDS encoding ATPase domain-containing protein, with protein sequence MSTSNELISAKAATGIEGLDDVLSGGLSRGHVFLLEGEPGTGKTTVALHFLLAGAKAGERSLYITLSETERELRQGAASHGWTLDDNIHIFELTPPESLLNAEHQQSLLYSSDLELGEATRQIFEVVERVKPTRVVLDSLSEIRLLAQSSLRYRRQILAIKHYFVRYDATVLLLDDLTTESLDKTVHSVAHGVIRLEELTPNYGAERRRIRVVKYRGQKYRGGYHDFTIMGDGVHVFPRLVAAEHRGRYLRQQLSSSIGEMDALLGGGIETGSSTLILGPAGTGKSLIALIFAAAAVHRGEKAALFIFDEELGLLFERMNNIGIDLRALQETGNLLIEQVDAAELSPGEFSHRVRRCVDEGDIKTVVIDSINGYQAAMPEENALVLHMHELLLYLNRKGAATFMTVAQHGLVGDMQAPVDITYLADTVILLRYFEALGKVRRAISIIKKRTGSHESTIREYRISGQGMTIGEPLEAFQGVLRGVPTYMGADHPLLKDDLQ